The DNA sequence TGAGGTGGTTTTTGCCAATAACGCCACGCCATTTCTCAGTCCACGGAAATAGCCACCGTATGGCAACTACCGAAATAATACCGAATAGCAGACTATTACCGAGACACACAAAACCAAACAGATTTAGTAGTCGATCCGAATAGTCCCAAAACGGATTGCTCCCGAGTACGAGTACCACGAGCAAAGCGCTGACGAATTCTATTACTGTAGTAATCGCAACACTAACCACATAGGCGCTGACGAGTCCTAGCTTTTTACGTTTTACCATTGGATAGATAAACAAGAGGAGAGCCACCGCGCCGAGGCCGTAGGGCGCCGCAATAGCAAAGATAGGAATCGACGCAAAATGACCAGCGGATTTTATAGTAAACAACGTACCTAGTAGCGCCCACGCGAGTTCTATAACATGGCCAACTAGCGAAAAGAGCCAGAAATAGAGAAATAGATCACGCCAAAATCCCACCTTCCGCCAATTTCGAATATGCATCATAGCAACGTTGTTCGAATCACTTTTCGACGGCCAGCTTTTCATATGAGACCATTCTATCACCTGTGGTACAATAGGTATATGTTAGACATCAAATTTATCCGTGAAAATGCCGAAAAAGTCCAAACGTCCGCCGAGGCCAAAGGCTACCAAGTCAACCTCACCAAACTACTGGAGCTCGACGAAAATCGCCGCGAACTCCAGCGCGAAGTTGACGCCATCCGCGAACGCCGCAACGCCATTGCCGCCAAAATGAAAGGCGGCAAGCCTGAACAAAACCTCATCGACGAAGGCAAACAGGTCAAAATCGAACTCGCCGAACGCGAACAATACCTCACGAACGCCGAATCGGAATTAAACGAACTAATCGACAAAGTGCCGAACATTATTTTCGACGATGTACCCTTGGGTGGAGAAGAGGACAGCGTAGAGATCAAAGCCTGGGGCGAAAAACGCGAAGGCGCCAATATAGATCATCTCGATTTCGCCGAACAGAAAGGGTGGGTCGATTTCGAGCGCGGCGCCAAAGTCGCCGGCGCTAAATTCTATTTTCTAAAAAATGGCGCGGTGCAATTAGAGCAAGCCGTTATCAACTACGCCATCGACAAACTCATCGACAAAGGGTTCAACCTAATGACGGTGCCAAATATGGTGAGCGGTCGCATTGCAGCTGGCGCTGGTTTCGCACCAAAATCTGACAAAGAATCAAACGAGTACTTCATCGAAAACGAAGACCTGATGATGATCGGTACCGCCGAGGCGCCCCTCACCGGCTATCATGCTGATGAAATCTTGGCCGAAAAAGATTTACCGCTGCTCTATGCTGGCCTCAGTCCATGCTACCGCAAAGAAGCCGGCACCTACGGCAAACACACTCGAGGTCTGTTTAGAGTGCATCAGTTCAATAAACTAGAAATGTATGCGTTCTGCCTGCCTGAACAATCACGCGATATTCATGAAAAAATTCTGTCTATCGAAGAGGAAATTTGGCAGGACCTAGGCGTGCCGTATCGCGTTATCAACATTGCCGCTGGCGACCTCGGCGCCCCGGCTGCAAAGAAATTTGATATCGAGTATTGGTCACCGATTGACGGTTCTTACCGTGAACTCACATCGTGTTCTAACTGTACCGATTTCCAAGCCAGTAGTCTCAATATTCGCGTTCGTCGCGATAACGGGGCAATCGAGACCGTCCACACATTGAATGGCACTGCAGTGAGCCTAGCGCGCACATTAGTGGCACTCATCGAAAATTACGGCCAAACCGACGGCTCCTTTGTCGTACCCGAAAAATTGCGTCCGTACCTGGGAAATCGCCAGACTTTGTGATAAAATGTAATCATAGGAGGATATACATGAGCGACAAAAGCTTGACTATTGAAATAACCGGCATCCACTACGAAATCGATAAAAAGACCAACGATTATACCCATAAAAAAATCTCGAAATTGATCGACTACATTCCACGCAAAGCTCGCACCGCGGCTTTTGCCAGTGTGAAAATCGCCGAGGTCAACAAAAAGGACAACAACAAATACGAATGTGAAGCCGTCCTGACATTGCCTGACAAAAAGCTCTTTGCCAAAGAATCCGCGCCAAACGCTCTGGCCGCTGTTGATATCGTTGAGGCCAAACTACGC is a window from the Candidatus Saccharibacteria bacterium genome containing:
- a CDS encoding putative ABC transporter permease, translated to MKSWPSKSDSNNVAMMHIRNWRKVGFWRDLFLYFWLFSLVGHVIELAWALLGTLFTIKSAGHFASIPIFAIAAPYGLGAVALLLFIYPMVKRKKLGLVSAYVVSVAITTVIEFVSALLVVLVLGSNPFWDYSDRLLNLFGFVCLGNSLLFGIISVVAIRWLFPWTEKWRGVIGKNHLNLAFWILFPSLCDCADISFYVIRDSYHHQRICGAIPPKLSCKD
- the serS gene encoding serine--tRNA ligase; protein product: MLDIKFIRENAEKVQTSAEAKGYQVNLTKLLELDENRRELQREVDAIRERRNAIAAKMKGGKPEQNLIDEGKQVKIELAEREQYLTNAESELNELIDKVPNIIFDDVPLGGEEDSVEIKAWGEKREGANIDHLDFAEQKGWVDFERGAKVAGAKFYFLKNGAVQLEQAVINYAIDKLIDKGFNLMTVPNMVSGRIAAGAGFAPKSDKESNEYFIENEDLMMIGTAEAPLTGYHADEILAEKDLPLLYAGLSPCYRKEAGTYGKHTRGLFRVHQFNKLEMYAFCLPEQSRDIHEKILSIEEEIWQDLGVPYRVINIAAGDLGAPAAKKFDIEYWSPIDGSYRELTSCSNCTDFQASSLNIRVRRDNGAIETVHTLNGTAVSLARTLVALIENYGQTDGSFVVPEKLRPYLGNRQTL
- a CDS encoding ribosome-associated translation inhibitor RaiA, whose amino-acid sequence is MSDKSLTIEITGIHYEIDKKTNDYTHKKISKLIDYIPRKARTAAFASVKIAEVNKKDNNKYECEAVLTLPDKKLFAKESAPNALAAVDIVEAKLRAQISKYKTERRADGVNTGGFMARVKRSLRRK